The sequence below is a genomic window from Sneathiella sp. P13V-1.
CGGTCGTAAAGGGTATGTCATTCTTCACGCAATAGCGCCTCGCCGCCATACCCAAGGGACCTTCTGTAGCAATATGAATAGCACTAGGTCGGGCAGCTTCAATCATCTTGCCAACCTTTTTGCCTATGAAAAGGCTCAGGCGGATTTCTGGATAGGTCGGGCAAGGAATGGTGCGAAATAGGTTGGGGGTAATCGTTATGATCTCGTGCCCCTGTTTTTCCAGTTCTGATTTCAGTTGAGTCAGCGTCCGGACGACACCATTGATTTGAGGCGCCCAAGCGTCAGAGACGATGATGCAACGCATTCTTTTTCCTGTTCTTTTGAAGATGTAATTTTCTGAAATGTCGGAGAGACCCAGTGGAGGATTTCAAGTCGTCCATCGTGGTGCTCAACCAGAGCAGAGCAGCTCTCTACCCAATCGCCGTCATTGCAATATAGGATCCCGTCAATATCTCGGATTTCCGGGTGATGAATATGACCACAGATGACTCCATCCACACCTTTGTCACGGGCGACATCTGCAAGTGCATTTTCAAAGTCAGCGATAAACTGAACAGCGTTTTTCACTTTCAATTTTAAATAGGCGGAAAGGGACCAATAGGGATAGCCGAGTTTTTCACGGACTGCGTTGACAATATCGTTCAGCTTCAAGCAGAGGCCGTAAGCCCAGTCACCGAGGAGCGCAAGCCACTTGGCATATTTGACGACAACATCAAATTCATCCCCATGCAGAATGAGGAACTTCTTCCCATCCTCAGTTTCGTGAACCATTTCCCGGGCGACTTTGATATCCCCGAAATCATGTTCCACATAAGCGCGGGCAAAGGCATCGTGATTGCCGGGTATGAAGTAAACTTGCGTGCCTTTTCTGGCTTTGCGCAGAATTTTCTGGACCACGTCATTATGCGCCTGTGGCCAGTACCAGTTCCGCCTCAACGACCAGCCATCAATAATATCGCCAACCAGATAGAGTTTTTCGCTTTCGGTATTTTTGAGGAAATCCAAGAGAAAGGCGGCTTTACAACCGGGTGTGCCCAGATGGATATCGGAAATCCAGATGCTCTTGAACTTGCGTGGTGCCGGTAAAGCGTTCATGAATTCCCCGACTACTGCTCTCTAATATCGACTTTCACGGAACCGTCATCAAAAAGTTGAATTCCGGTAACGAACTTTCACGAGGATTCTTTATTAGATAGACTGCAATTAAATGACCGCTAAGTGATGTTTTTGTGGCGAAAGGAAGTCGGATAGGTGACACGAAGATCCAATCTACTGGTCATTCATAACCCTGCATCGGGTGCAAAAAACGAACGCCGTTTTGCCAAAGCTGTAAATCTGCTTGTTAGTCAGGGATGTTCGTTGGATATCAAGAAAACAACCGGCCCGGGCCATGCGGAAGAACTGGCACATTTCGCAGGTAAGCAACCAGACGCACCTGAAGCTGTTATTGTCGCAGGCGGGGATGGAACCCTCGCCGAAGTGGCGCAAGGATTAAGAGGAAGTGATCTTCCCATGGGGGTTATTCCCCTTGGCACCGCCAATGTGTTTGCCCAGGAAATTGGGGTTGCCAACAATTACCGCAAGGTCGCAGAAGTTATCCAAAAGGGGCGTCAAGTTCAGATTTATCCCGGATATGCGGACGGGCGGCGATTTCTTCTGATGATAGGGTGTGGTTACGATAGCCACGCTGTGGCTGCACTTAATCCTTTGGAAAAGAAAAAATGGGGGGCCGCGGCTTATCTGTTTGCAGCACTTCGGGTGCGTCGTCAGTTTAAAAATTTCCAAGTGCAACTGGACCATGACGGAAAAATCCACACTGGTGCCAGTATTATAGTCTCCCGTGCGAAGCACTATGGGGGGCCATTTAATGCCTTTCCAAAGGCAGATTTGGAGCAGCGCGCGTTTGAAATTCTGATTATGAACAACGCAGGTTTTTGGGCGGCAACCAAATACGGGCTGGGGTTGCTCTTGGGATCAATTGAAAGCTTTGGGGCGGATCGAATGACAGTGACAGGTTCCCTGAGGCTAACTAGTGATTTCCCTTCTAATTTTCAAATGGACGGCGATGGGTTTGAGAAAAAAGTTGTAGAAATTGAGCTTGATACATTGCCACTTCAGATTCTGAAGCCCTGAAACTTATTCTGTCCCATTGGTCAGAACCGGTGTAATGTGAGGTTCAATTCTTCAGGTGGATTAATGCAACCTTCCTACACTCACCGCGCTGCAAGCCTGCGAATGCAAGGCTATTACACAGCATTTTTCGCTGTATATGGTATCGCTATCCCGCTCTGGCCCCGTTGGCTGGAAGGGGAGGTGACCCTGCAATATGTGGGCTTTGTGCTGGGTGTGTCCTATTGGTTGAAACTTGTAATCGTTCCCATAACAGCCTGGATAGCTGATGCCATTGGTGACAGGCGTCAGGTCATGATTGCTTTGGCAGTGATGTTGTTTGTGTTGTTGGCGATGATGCCTTTTTTTGAAGGCTGGATTGCCTTTGCGGTTCTTTGGGGGCTTGGCGGCGCCATGCTTTCAACCGGTATTCCCTTGTCTGATGGGCTGACCATGCGCTTGGGCCAGCTTTTGGGTGTGGATTTTGGCAAGGTTAGAAGCTGGGGATCTTTTAGTTTTATGGCAAGCGCCCTTGCTGTTGGCGCCCTTGCGGATCAATTTGGGGATCAGGTTATATACTGGGCCATGGTCGTGACATCCGTGTTGTTGATTATCGCTGCTATTGCTGCTCCGAAAGTGCATACGGAGCCACTTAACGATAAAACGCCCTTGTTTGAGCCGCTTAAACTGCCGAATTTCCCGTTGTTTTTGGTAACGGTGTCTTTGTTGTTGTCGACGCATGCCGCGCTTTATGGTTTTAGTGCGATTTATTGGAAATCCCTTGGCTATAGCAATCTGACCATCACACTTCTGTGGATGGCAGGGGTTGTTGCAGAAATTGCCATGTTCTCAATTTCAAGCCGGATTATTGATCGTTTTGGCGCTATGCCCATGATAATTGTTGCGGCCGTGGGTGGGGTCGTACGTTGGATGCTATTGTCATATGCGACAGAACTGCCTTTGATTGTAATCGGTCAGGCTCTGCACGCTTTTACTTTTGCCCTGCTTTATATGTCTTTAATCGCCTATATGAGCAAGCGTGTTCCACCTGCCATTTCGGCTTCTGCACAGGGGCTTTATGACAGCCTTTCCATGGGGGTGTTCTTTGGTGTCCTGACCATGGCCGCCGGTGCCCTTTATGAGATGGATCCAGCCTACAGTTTCTTATTGATGGCGGGGTGTTCCTTTGTTGGAGGTGGCCTTGCGGTGTTGCTGTTGGCGAAGGTGAGGCGATATGAGCGACGAGAGCTTGATCTTTCTGAAAGCTGAACAAAATAACCAGTTTTCAGGAGAACATGTTTTTCTTGTATTCTTTCAAAGTTCCGCTGCTTAAAAAGCGTACCTTGTTACCTTCAAAAATGGCGGCGGTGATCCGTCCTTTTTGCTTGTAACTGCCTGTATCAATCCCGATGCGATGGGGTTTAATCTCAGGGCGCATTCTTGGCGTTATGCTGTGCCCGTGGACCACCAGATATTTCTTCTCAGACCCCTGCCAATTCAGGAAGGGCCCACGGATCCAATGAATATCTTCTACCCGCTGATCTTTCAGTTTGCGATCAAAATTAATGCCCGCATGCACAAAAACGAGAGGGCCAATTCTCTCAAGTTGATCCAGGTTCTTTAAAAACTGCAGATGTTTTTTAGGGAAGTTTGCCCGGAACATTTTGAGTTGAGTTTTTAGACTGGCCCCTTCAGGGATCTCTACGCCTGCATAGCTCAAATAGCTCTCAACGGTCTCTTTTCCTCCGTTACGCCACCAGACTTCCTCGCGCGTTCCGGATTGCTCAAGAGCCTCCAGCGTCAATGTTTCGTGATTTCCTTGAAGAAAGAAGGCTTCTTGGCCGGTTTTCTTTGCTTCTTTCTTCCGCTTAATAAGTTTGTCGATGATATAGGGGGAATGAGGGCCTCGATCCACATAATCCCCTAAAAACAGCAGGGTTTCTTTTTCTATAGGATTGTCAGCCCGGTACTTGTCGACAAGGGACATGAGCTCCTTAAAGCGCCTCTTCTGACCATGGATATCTCCAATCGCAATAACGCGTTCTCCCTTTGCAAGAGAGACCCTGAGTTTCTTTTTTGGAAAAAGGCCAAACATAGTTCGCTTGTCGTTGTTTTTCGATTCCATGTCAACAGGACGATGAAAATGAGTGTTGCGGGATTTCATCATTGATGCCCGGCGGTCATTCTTCTGCTTGAAATGACTCTGTAACGGGATATTTACGTGCTAGTGCAAGTATTTGGGTATTGATCCTATGGGAGTTGGGCGTGAAGAAGGATGAAGTGAAGGATAAGCAGGTTAAAAAGGTTACTGCCCCCGGCACAGCCAAAGTCCTGTATCGCAGACTTATTCGCGACTATGTCTCCCATTACAAAGGGCGACTGACATTCGCAATTCTGTTCATGTTGGTGAGCGCCTTTACCACCACGGCAACCGCCTACCTTATGAAACCCATCGTGGATGAAGTGTTCTTCGAAAAAGATCAGCAGGTTATTTACTATACAGTGATTGCAATTGCGGTGATCTTCTCGTTACGAGGTATGGCAACATTTGGTCAATCCATTTGTATGAGCTGGATCGGTAATCGCGTGGTAGCGGATATTCAAAGGGATCTTTTTAAGAAACTTATTATTGCGGACCTTGCCTGGTTAAATGACAATTCAACAGGCCAGCTCATCTCCCGCTTTGTGTATGACACAAATTTGCTTCGGGCAGGTGCAACAACCTTTCTCGTTGTTATGACGAAGGACACACTAACCGCAGTGTTTCTAATCGGATCCCTGTTTTATTATGACTGGCAAATG
It includes:
- a CDS encoding UDP-2,3-diacylglucosamine diphosphatase, whose translation is MNALPAPRKFKSIWISDIHLGTPGCKAAFLLDFLKNTESEKLYLVGDIIDGWSLRRNWYWPQAHNDVVQKILRKARKGTQVYFIPGNHDAFARAYVEHDFGDIKVAREMVHETEDGKKFLILHGDEFDVVVKYAKWLALLGDWAYGLCLKLNDIVNAVREKLGYPYWSLSAYLKLKVKNAVQFIADFENALADVARDKGVDGVICGHIHHPEIRDIDGILYCNDGDWVESCSALVEHHDGRLEILHWVSPTFQKITSSKEQEKECVASSSLTLGRLKSMVSSGR
- a CDS encoding diacylglycerol/lipid kinase family protein, with amino-acid sequence MTRRSNLLVIHNPASGAKNERRFAKAVNLLVSQGCSLDIKKTTGPGHAEELAHFAGKQPDAPEAVIVAGGDGTLAEVAQGLRGSDLPMGVIPLGTANVFAQEIGVANNYRKVAEVIQKGRQVQIYPGYADGRRFLLMIGCGYDSHAVAALNPLEKKKWGAAAYLFAALRVRRQFKNFQVQLDHDGKIHTGASIIVSRAKHYGGPFNAFPKADLEQRAFEILIMNNAGFWAATKYGLGLLLGSIESFGADRMTVTGSLRLTSDFPSNFQMDGDGFEKKVVEIELDTLPLQILKP
- a CDS encoding metallophosphoesterase family protein, giving the protein MMKSRNTHFHRPVDMESKNNDKRTMFGLFPKKKLRVSLAKGERVIAIGDIHGQKRRFKELMSLVDKYRADNPIEKETLLFLGDYVDRGPHSPYIIDKLIKRKKEAKKTGQEAFFLQGNHETLTLEALEQSGTREEVWWRNGGKETVESYLSYAGVEIPEGASLKTQLKMFRANFPKKHLQFLKNLDQLERIGPLVFVHAGINFDRKLKDQRVEDIHWIRGPFLNWQGSEKKYLVVHGHSITPRMRPEIKPHRIGIDTGSYKQKGRITAAIFEGNKVRFLSSGTLKEYKKNMFS
- a CDS encoding MFS transporter; translation: MQPSYTHRAASLRMQGYYTAFFAVYGIAIPLWPRWLEGEVTLQYVGFVLGVSYWLKLVIVPITAWIADAIGDRRQVMIALAVMLFVLLAMMPFFEGWIAFAVLWGLGGAMLSTGIPLSDGLTMRLGQLLGVDFGKVRSWGSFSFMASALAVGALADQFGDQVIYWAMVVTSVLLIIAAIAAPKVHTEPLNDKTPLFEPLKLPNFPLFLVTVSLLLSTHAALYGFSAIYWKSLGYSNLTITLLWMAGVVAEIAMFSISSRIIDRFGAMPMIIVAAVGGVVRWMLLSYATELPLIVIGQALHAFTFALLYMSLIAYMSKRVPPAISASAQGLYDSLSMGVFFGVLTMAAGALYEMDPAYSFLLMAGCSFVGGGLAVLLLAKVRRYERRELDLSES